From a single Arachis hypogaea cultivar Tifrunner chromosome 3, arahy.Tifrunner.gnm2.J5K5, whole genome shotgun sequence genomic region:
- the LOC112773712 gene encoding uncharacterized protein, which produces MGVTPFHHSILEVQLPKHFNKPTNMRYDGTQDPQEHLTAFEARMNLEGVGDEVRCYAIPITLAGPAIRWFNTLPQGSVTTFDDITRTFLAQFTMRIAKAKHPINLLGVTQRSREPTRKYLDRFNDECLEIDGLTASVTSFCLTNGFLNKDFRKYLTTKPVWTMQEIQNVARKYINDEEVSQVVAANKRQPTYNHARQPSNREKPKEHSKNGAPAKTYKPFSRVRKFTNYTPLTAPIVDVYQQIADKGILSKPQPLKDRTGGNKNLYCDYHKGFGHKTQDCFDLIDALEQAIREVRRDIAPRSKSVYKKDAKVLAISSSSSVPPSRKVPSILFGPEDQWIDGLLENPPMVITTRVGTSLVKRILVDTCADSNIKFRNVFDALGLRDNDLKTHQHSVVGLGDHFIKPDGRVSLPVSIRGGQGKRSVMVDFVVLRDSMAYNLILGRDTINEFGAVICTKLLMMKFLADDGSVGSIREDLEMAVTCDNASLSLRKKSKEASRAFLADLDARVDDKPRSEPEGDLEKFRVGYSEKKFTFVNRNLPHNLKEPLEEMIRANGNLFVWTPADMPGIDLQFMSHHLAVKAEAKPVAQRRRKMSEERVDEVARGYVLLQGDAVWDEKRGNNLSEAGE; this is translated from the exons ATGGGGGTAACCCCCTTCCACCACTCCATCCTCGAAGTCCAGCTACCAAAGCACTTCAATAAGCCAACGAACATGAGGTATGATGGTACCCAAGACCCCCAAgaacacctaacggccttcgaggccaggatgaacttgGAGGGTGTGGGTGACGAAGTAAGATGTTACGCCATTCCCATAACATTGGCGGGGCCAGCAATCCGTTGGTTCAACACTCTCCCCCAAGGCTCCGTGACAACCTTTGATGACATAACTCGCACTTTCCTGGCTCAGTTCACCATGCGCATTGCCAAGGCGAAGCACCCGATAAACTTGCTAGGGGTGACGCAAAGAAGCAGGGAACCGACCAGGAAGTACCTGGATAGGTTTAATGATGAATGTTTGGAGATTGACGGCTTGACCGCCTCAGTGACCAGTTTCTGCTTGACGAATGGGTTTTTGAACAAAGATTTCAGGAAGTATCTTACCACCAAACCCGTGTGGACGATGCAGGAAATTCAAAATGTGGCTAGGAAATATATCAACGATGAGGAGGTTAGCCAAGTCGTGGCAGCCAACAAGCGGCAACCCACCTATAACCATGCTCGTCAGCCCAGTAACAGGGAAAAACCTAAGGAGCACTCCAAGAATGGAGCTCCAGCAAAAACCTACAAGCCGTTCTCCCGGGTAAGGAAGTTTACCAACTACACTCCCCTGACAGCCCCGATCGTCGACGTGTATCAGCAGATAGCTGACAAAGGCATCTTGTCGAAGCCCCAACCTCTCAAAGATAGAACTGGAGGGAACAAAAACCTCTATTGCGACTACCACAAGGGCTTTGGTCACAAGACCCAAGATTGTTTTGATCTAATAGACGCCCTGGAGCAGGCGATTCGGGAAG TCAGAAGGGACATTGCCCCCAGGTCAAAGTCGGTATACAAGAAAGATGCCAAAGTTTTGGCTATATCATCATCTAGTTCCGTACCTCCCTCCAGGAAGGTACCGTCAATACTATTTGGACCTGAGGACCAATGGATTGACGGCTTGCTGGAGAACCCTCCTATGGTGATCACAACTAGAGTGGGAACTAGCCTGGTAAAGCGAATCCTGGTAGACACCTGTGCGGATTCGAACATCAAGTTTCGCAATGTGTTTGATGCTCTAGGCCTCCGAGACAATGACCTGAAGACCCACCAACACAGTGTGGTCGGTTTGGGTGATCACTTTATCAAACCTGATGGCAGAGTCTCCTTACCCGTATCCATAAGAGGAGGACAAGGGAAGAGGTCAGTAATGGTGGACTTCGTGGTCCTAAGAGACTCCATGGCCTACAACCTCATCTTAGGAAGAGACACTATCAATGAGTTCGGAGCAGTGATTTGTACAAAGCTATTGATGATGAAGTTTCTTGCTGACGATGGGTCAGTTGGATCCATCAGGGAAGATTTAGAAATGGCAGTCACGTGCGATAATGCCAGCCTCTCCCTAAGAAAGAAATCTAAAGAGGCATCCAGAGCCTTCCTAGCCGATCTAGATGCCAGGGTTGACGACAAGCCCAGGTCAGAACCGGAAGGGGACCTCGAGAAGTTTAGGGTCGGATATTCGGAGAAAAAGTTCACCTTCGTGAACAGAAACCTCCCTCATAACCTTAAAGAACCTTTGGAAGAAATGATCAGAGCTAACGGCAATCTGTTCGTCTGgacaccagccgacatgccgggtaTTGACCTCCAGTTCATGTCACACCACCTAGCTGTGAAAGCAGAAGCCAAGCCGGTGGcacagagaagaagaaaaatgtccGAGGAAAGAGTTGACGAGGTCGCCAGGGGGTACGTACTGTTACAAGGTGATGCCGTTTGGGATGAAAAACGCGGGAACAACCTATCAGAGGCTGGTGAATAA
- the LOC112789718 gene encoding pentatricopeptide repeat-containing protein At4g16835, mitochondrial-like, whose amino-acid sequence MYYSGLVRNFVLTLSKRHVSSSSSLGCGSTMLVTPLPSQFNQSMFNNVVASNKLIANYLRLGDMDSALQVFDKMTVKSTVTWNSILAGYAKNLGNFEVVRQVFDKIPEPNSVSYNIMLACYLNNFGIHRARAYFDVMPVKDTASWNTMISGYAQIGLMGEARMMFLAMPEKNTVSWSAMVSGYVACGDLDSAVECFYAATVKSVITWTAMITGYMKFGRVESAEKLFQEMSQKTLVTWNAMIAGYVDNSRAEDGLKLLKTMLETGAKPNAVSLTSVLLGCSNLSALQLGRQVHQLVCKSPLSSDTTAGTSLVSMYSKCGELKDASKLFVQIQRKDLVSWNAMISGYAQHGASEKALELFDAMKNDGMKPDWITFVAVFLACNHAGFVDLGVQYFDAMIRDYGIEARPKHYACMVDLLGRSGRLSEAKDLIKSMPFKPHPAIFGTLLGACRIHKNLDLAEFVAKNLLALDPSSATGYVQLANIYAAQNRWEHVARIRRSMKDNNVVKTPGYSWIEIKSVVHEFRSSDRLHPELVSIHKKQNELEKKMKMAGYIPDLEFALHDVEEELKEQLLLWHSEKLAIAFGLLKVPLGVPIRVFKNLRVCGDCHTAIKYISAIEGREIIVRDTTRFHHFKDGSCSCSDYW is encoded by the coding sequence ATGTATTATTCAGGGCTTGTTAGGAACTTTGTTTTAACGCTGAGTAAACGCCACGTGTCCTCCTCCTCCAGCCTCGGTTGTGGCTCCACCATGTTAGTAACCCCACTCCCATCACAGTTCAACCAGAGCATGTTCAACAATGTCGTTGCCTCCAACAAGCTCATCGCCAattaccttcgattgggtgacaTGGATTCtgctctccaagtgtttgataaaatgacagtGAAGAGCACCGTTACTTGGAACTCTATCCTTGCTGGCTACGCCAAGAATCTTGGGAATTTTGAAGTTGTACGCCAAGTTTTTGATAAAATTCCTGAACCGAATAGTGTGTCTTATAATATCATGCTGGCTTGTTatttgaacaattttggcatccaCAGAGCCCGTGCTTACTTTGATGTAATGCCTGTGAAGGATACGGCGTCTTGGAACACGATGATCTCAGGTTATGCTCAGATTGGATTGATGGGCGAGGCGCGCATGATGTTCTTGGCAATGCCAGAGAAAAATACTGTCTCATGGAGTGCGATGGTGTCGGGGTATGTGGCTTGTGGAGACTTGGATTCTGCAGTGGAATGCTTTTATGCTGCAACTGTGAAGAGTGTGATTACCTGGACTGCCATGATCACTGGGTACATGAAATTTGGCAGAGTTGAGTCTGCCGAGAAATTGTTCCAAGAAATGTCTCAGAAGACTTTGGTGACATGGAATGCTATGATAGCTGGGTATGTTGATAATAGCAGGGCAGAAGATGGGTTGAAGCTTTTGAAGACAATGTTAGAGACTGGGGCCAAGCCTAATGCTGTGAGCTTGACTAGTGTGTTGTTGGGTTGTAGTAACCTATCAGCATTGCAACTTGGTAGACAAGTTCATCAGTTAGTTTGTAAATCTCCATTGAGTAGTGACACCACAGCCGGAACTTCATTGGTTAGCATGTATTCCAAATGCGGGGAGCTGAAGGACGCGTCGAAATTGTTTGTGCAGATCCAACGGAAAGACCTTGTATCATGGAATGCAATGATTTCTGGTTATGCACAACATGGAGCTAGTGAAAAAGCTCTGGAGTTATTTGATGCAATGAAAAATGATGGCATGAAGCCAGATTGGATTACTTTTGTAGCAGTATTTTTAGCTTGTAACCATGCAGGATTTGTAGATCTTGGGGTCCAATATTTTGATGCTATGATAAGGGATTATGGAATTGAAGCTAGGCCAAAACACTATGCTTGCATGGTTGACCTTCTCGGTCGAAGTGGAAGGTTATCTGAGgcaaaagacttgataaaaagtATGCCGTTTAAGCCACATCCTGCCATCTTTGGAACGCTTTTGGGAGCTTGTAGGATCCATAAGAACCTAGATCTGGCTGAGTTTGTTGCCAAGAATCTGCTTGCGCTTGATCCTAGTAGTGCAACTGGATATGTTCAATTGGCCAATATTTATGCAGCACAAAATAGATGGGAGCATGTTGCTAGGATTCGGAGATCGATGAAAGACAATAATGTAGTGAAGACACCTGGATATAGTTGGATTGAGATAAAGAGTGTGGTGCATGAGTTTCGGTCAAGCGACCGATTGCACCCAGAATTGGTTTCTATacataaaaaacaaaatgaattggagaagaaaatgaagatggcTGGCTATATTCCGGATCTTGAGTTTGCATTGCATGATGTGGAAGAGGAGCTGAAAGAACAGCTACTTCTATGGCACAGTGAGAAATTGGCAATTGCATTTGGACTTCTAAAGGTACCATTAGGTGTTCCAATCAGGGTATTCAAGAACTTGAGAGTTTGTGGAGATTGCCACACTGCAATAAAGTACATATCAGCTATAGAAGGAAGAGAAATCATTGTTAGGGATACCACTAGGTTTCATCATTTCAAGGACGGGTCCTGCTCCTGCAGTGATTACTGGTAA